The Paenibacillus sp. MBLB1832 genome has a window encoding:
- the flgM gene encoding flagellar biosynthesis anti-sigma factor FlgM, protein MKINDNGRIGAVNPYKKSGDATFTQAPGKKGKAKDQVEISAQAKELLGAQGIRTEEHSTRIEQLKSSVASGTYHVDAGKIAEKLLPYLK, encoded by the coding sequence ATGAAAATTAATGATAATGGGCGCATTGGCGCGGTAAATCCCTATAAGAAATCAGGAGATGCCACTTTTACGCAAGCTCCAGGTAAGAAGGGGAAAGCAAAGGATCAGGTTGAAATCTCTGCCCAAGCGAAGGAATTGTTAGGTGCGCAAGGAATTCGAACGGAAGAGCATAGCACGCGCATTGAACAATTGAAATCCTCTGTCGCTTCAGGGACCTACCATGTCGATGCAGGCAAAATTGCAGAGAAACTGCTGCCTTACTTGAAATAA
- a CDS encoding flagellar protein: MGMNVANCPRCGKIFVRGFVELCPNCIKEQELQYERCLKYLRENRGVNIQELSEATEVPVKQITKFVREGRISIMNAPNMSYPCEVCGTLIRENTICELCRQKLMKDVKNSAEDGRREEERRQQEGKVSFNIKDRLRDRH; encoded by the coding sequence ATGGGTATGAATGTAGCCAATTGTCCGCGATGCGGGAAAATTTTTGTGAGGGGCTTCGTAGAACTTTGTCCAAATTGTATCAAGGAGCAAGAGCTGCAATATGAGAGATGTCTCAAGTATCTGCGTGAGAATCGTGGGGTTAATATACAGGAGTTAAGCGAGGCAACAGAGGTACCGGTAAAGCAAATTACGAAGTTCGTTCGTGAGGGCCGAATCTCCATAATGAATGCACCGAACATGTCTTATCCATGTGAAGTGTGCGGGACGCTCATTCGTGAGAATACGATCTGCGAATTGTGCCGTCAGAAGCTGATGAAGGATGTTAAGAACTCAGCGGAAGATGGTCGTCGGGAAGAAGAGCGGAGACAGCAGGAAGGCAAGGTAAGTTTTAATATAAAAGATAGATTGCGGGATCGCCATTAA
- a CDS encoding DUF6470 family protein, producing the protein MTIIPQLQIHQQPALIGIDADLGTLEMKQPRPTYEMQVDRPKQEIRQPRGELEIDQSRAWDALGEGPILEAMNRIYSQCKNVALQGIARIVENGNRMAAIHEPGNAIAEIAHQLVFDHQEFDYYGEASYDNVDITYMAHKPEITVTEGKVNVNTHVNPPEVDYNRGKLDIYMRQYPSIEITPPQIDFKT; encoded by the coding sequence TTGACGATCATCCCACAGTTACAGATTCATCAGCAACCAGCACTCATTGGGATTGATGCGGATCTTGGCACGCTTGAAATGAAGCAACCCAGGCCAACCTATGAGATGCAGGTTGATCGGCCTAAGCAAGAAATACGTCAACCTCGTGGAGAACTCGAAATTGATCAAAGCCGAGCTTGGGATGCTTTGGGAGAAGGCCCTATTCTAGAAGCCATGAATCGCATATATTCGCAATGCAAGAATGTGGCTCTCCAAGGAATCGCCCGCATTGTTGAGAATGGCAACCGAATGGCGGCAATTCATGAGCCTGGCAACGCCATTGCAGAAATTGCTCATCAGCTCGTCTTTGATCATCAGGAGTTTGATTATTATGGCGAGGCCTCCTATGATAATGTCGATATTACTTATATGGCTCATAAACCTGAAATCACTGTTACTGAGGGTAAAGTGAACGTAAATACACATGTCAATCCGCCTGAAGTTGATTACAATCGTGGAAAGCTCGATATTTACATGAGACAATATCCTAGCATCGAGATCACTCCACCGCAAATTGATTTCAAAACATAA
- a CDS encoding flagellar protein FlgN: protein MSIQPLLVTMNTLQEAHEALLELAKSKTQVLINNQVDELNAVVNRENKWIRAISDANQQRIQIISSYLISRGYNPNPKITVSDLIKVIFKAEEKQALREAQEKLLATIEELKSSNVINQQLIEQSLAFVDYSIDLIFGPPEDDVVYKNPNQNKGMSRQGLFDRKG, encoded by the coding sequence ATGTCCATACAGCCATTATTGGTAACAATGAACACACTGCAAGAAGCGCATGAAGCACTGCTTGAACTGGCCAAATCGAAAACACAGGTTCTAATTAATAATCAAGTTGATGAGCTCAATGCGGTTGTGAATCGCGAGAACAAGTGGATTCGAGCAATCTCAGATGCGAATCAGCAGCGGATTCAAATTATTAGTTCTTACCTCATTTCACGAGGATACAATCCGAACCCCAAAATAACCGTTAGCGATTTAATTAAAGTTATTTTTAAGGCGGAAGAAAAACAAGCACTAAGGGAAGCGCAGGAGAAGCTGCTTGCTACCATAGAGGAATTGAAATCAAGTAATGTTATTAACCAGCAATTAATTGAGCAGTCATTAGCTTTTGTGGATTATTCGATAGATTTAATTTTCGGACCACCAGAGGATGATGTAGTCTATAAGAATCCCAATCAGAACAAAGGCATGAGCCGTCAAGGATTGTTTGACCGAAAAGGCTAG
- a CDS encoding response regulator transcription factor yields the protein MDNTASHNRNVQIVIADDHQLFREGVKRIINMEDDMEVIGECGDGIQVIELCNQITPDIVLMDINMPLENGVVATERLKLIFPDIKVIILSLHDDESYVFETLRKGASGYLLKDMEAESLINAIRSVVAGHAYIHPKVTGKLINQLRRMTYLDDVGVVGTGQTVKDSGLKYIHNANSPLTKREAEVLRLMAEGKSNKLIGEFLYISEKTVKNHVSSILQKMEVDDRTQAVIIAIKNGWVTL from the coding sequence ATCATCAGCTTTTTCGTGAAGGTGTTAAACGAATCATTAATATGGAAGATGATATGGAAGTGATCGGCGAGTGTGGAGATGGCATTCAAGTTATTGAATTGTGCAATCAAATCACGCCGGACATTGTGCTCATGGATATTAATATGCCACTTGAGAATGGTGTCGTGGCTACCGAGCGGCTTAAGCTAATCTTCCCAGATATTAAAGTGATCATACTATCTCTTCATGATGATGAGAGTTATGTGTTTGAGACGCTCCGCAAAGGAGCTTCAGGGTATTTGCTGAAGGATATGGAAGCGGAGTCCTTGATTAATGCGATTCGTTCTGTCGTTGCGGGGCATGCTTACATTCATCCGAAGGTAACAGGCAAGCTGATCAATCAACTGAGACGGATGACGTATCTGGATGATGTTGGTGTCGTTGGAACAGGCCAAACCGTGAAGGATTCAGGTCTGAAATACATACATAATGCGAACAGCCCGCTGACCAAAAGGGAAGCCGAAGTGCTTCGTCTAATGGCCGAAGGCAAGAGCAATAAGCTGATTGGCGAGTTCCTCTATATCAGTGAGAAGACAGTTAAGAACCATGTGAGCAGTATTCTGCAAAAAATGGAAGTAGATGATCGTACACAGGCTGTTATTATCGCGATCAAAAATGGCTGGGTAACGCTCTAG
- the csrA gene encoding carbon storage regulator CsrA — MLVLARKKGESIMLGDQIEVVILGTEGDTVRVGIKAPKQVEVYRKEIYQQIEESNKEAFTHKVSPMNLNKLMNKSK; from the coding sequence ATGCTTGTATTAGCAAGGAAAAAAGGCGAATCTATTATGCTCGGGGATCAAATTGAGGTCGTCATTCTCGGCACAGAGGGAGATACAGTCCGTGTTGGAATCAAAGCTCCCAAGCAAGTGGAGGTTTATCGCAAGGAGATCTATCAACAGATTGAGGAGTCGAATAAAGAGGCATTTACTCATAAGGTCAGTCCTATGAATTTGAACAAGTTAATGAATAAGTCTAAATAA
- the flgK gene encoding flagellar hook-associated protein FlgK produces MRSTFGGIEISKRGILTQQAALTTSGHNVANANTPGFSRQVVKMVAAEPIEYPGLQRSTIPGQMGQGVLFTEVSRIRETFLDKQFANENKSLGEWTVRQDTLEKLEAIVNEPSDTGLRQVLDNFWNAWQELSKQPDNLETRAVVKESALAVTDAFNHAAKQLNDLTSDINDNISVKVTQVNSTLKQIANLNSEIYRVEGLGNNANDLRDQRDLLIDQLSKVVNVTVQEEPNGYHVRMGNQDLVVGDTPTDFTTDMATAAYPTDLNSGELYGLLYSNAAYVTGYKNQLNSMVSTIVTAVNDTHKQGYTLQNPATKGGEFFSPVTDFSNAALTMKVSSNITDNVENIAASLRVDPATNKVIKGNNELALKIANIKNEKYNFDGSGVQKIILNGGTFDEFLRAVVSEIGVQTQEAQRQASNQKILVDQVDARRQSVSGVSLDEEMADMIKYQHAYNAAARSLTTFDEMLDKVINSMGVVGR; encoded by the coding sequence ATGAGATCAACTTTTGGCGGAATTGAAATATCCAAACGGGGAATTTTGACACAACAAGCAGCTCTAACTACGTCTGGACATAACGTTGCAAATGCGAATACGCCTGGTTTCTCACGTCAGGTTGTAAAAATGGTTGCAGCTGAACCTATAGAGTATCCAGGCTTACAGCGTTCGACGATCCCTGGTCAAATGGGTCAAGGTGTCTTGTTCACTGAAGTGAGCCGTATTCGTGAGACCTTTCTGGATAAGCAATTTGCCAACGAGAATAAAAGCCTTGGCGAGTGGACTGTCCGTCAGGACACATTGGAAAAGCTTGAGGCGATTGTTAACGAACCCTCGGATACAGGTCTTCGTCAGGTATTGGATAATTTCTGGAATGCTTGGCAAGAGCTAAGTAAGCAGCCGGATAACTTGGAAACAAGGGCTGTTGTGAAGGAAAGTGCCTTAGCGGTGACAGATGCGTTTAATCATGCAGCCAAGCAACTTAATGACCTTACGTCCGATATTAATGATAATATTTCAGTGAAAGTCACACAAGTAAATTCGACACTTAAACAAATCGCCAATTTAAATAGCGAGATTTACAGGGTAGAAGGCCTCGGTAATAATGCCAATGATCTTCGAGATCAACGGGATTTACTTATCGACCAACTATCCAAAGTCGTAAATGTAACCGTTCAGGAGGAACCTAATGGTTATCATGTTAGAATGGGTAATCAAGATCTGGTTGTCGGAGATACGCCAACAGATTTTACCACTGATATGGCAACAGCAGCCTATCCTACGGATTTGAATAGCGGAGAACTGTACGGCCTTCTGTACTCCAATGCAGCCTATGTAACAGGTTATAAGAATCAACTAAATTCAATGGTCTCGACAATTGTGACTGCAGTGAATGACACGCATAAACAGGGCTATACGTTACAAAATCCCGCAACCAAAGGCGGAGAGTTCTTCTCCCCTGTCACAGATTTTTCTAATGCAGCACTAACAATGAAAGTAAGTAGTAATATTACGGATAATGTTGAGAATATTGCCGCATCTTTACGGGTTGATCCTGCCACAAACAAAGTCATCAAAGGGAACAACGAATTGGCTCTTAAGATCGCTAATATTAAAAACGAGAAGTATAATTTTGATGGCTCTGGCGTTCAAAAAATTATCCTCAATGGAGGCACATTTGACGAATTTCTTCGAGCGGTTGTATCGGAAATCGGGGTCCAAACACAAGAAGCACAACGTCAAGCATCGAATCAAAAGATTCTTGTGGACCAGGTTGACGCCAGACGTCAATCCGTAAGCGGTGTTTCTTTGGACGAGGAAATGGCCGATATGATTAAATACCAGCATGCTTATAATGCGGCTGCACGTTCATTAACTACTTTCGACGAAATGCTGGATAAAGTTATAAACTCGATGGGTGTTGTAGGTAGATAA
- the fliW gene encoding flagellar assembly protein FliW — MMVHTLFFGELQVEDANVITFAQGIPGFEDLTTFTLVQPDNSVPFSYMQSIQDGELAFLVTDPFLFFKDYDFSLPDAALQELKIAQREDVQVWSVVTVNDDYSKITVNLLAPIILNLTSKLAKQIILHDSGYHVKHELILSELDESTHVKG, encoded by the coding sequence ATGATGGTTCATACATTATTTTTTGGCGAGCTACAGGTGGAGGACGCTAACGTCATTACGTTTGCGCAGGGCATTCCGGGGTTTGAAGACCTGACAACATTTACGCTGGTCCAACCTGATAACAGTGTTCCGTTTTCATACATGCAGTCTATTCAGGATGGAGAACTTGCATTTCTAGTTACAGACCCTTTTCTCTTTTTTAAGGACTATGACTTCAGCCTCCCCGATGCAGCACTTCAAGAGCTCAAGATTGCACAAAGAGAAGATGTGCAGGTTTGGTCGGTCGTAACCGTAAATGACGATTATTCCAAGATTACAGTCAACCTATTGGCACCGATTATTTTGAACCTTACATCGAAATTAGCTAAACAAATCATCTTGCATGATTCGGGTTACCATGTAAAGCATGAGCTAATCTTGAGTGAGCTTGATGAATCGACACATGTGAAGGGGTGA
- a CDS encoding DEAD/DEAH box helicase, which translates to MKVQLYAARINDVWSWQLTLHAPTDCQYWFEQYAADAGLVVFEPFVSLGQGQRMVEILKSAVIQVEADCMVKVRQAAEDIGLPSKEAMTAQVVGYRQWCSGQYPKVQLRSRVYGDLVEMCQGRALLLEELEQLVETSNELADLRANWPAYLQLAHLHGDVTITNGLLLQERREWRRLFKKVAGYSCKRCGSGSERMYMSDCVHCGQACPYCEECLTMGRVRSCSLLVLGGSRGIASGRVGVGDLSAYIEPWGLSDAQAHASGEGLRYLHEMESSSCSAGPREFLIWAVTGAGKTEMIFPFIHYTAARGGRVLIATPRKDVVLELQPRIQRAFAAYSVVTLYGGSAQRWEQGQITIATTHQLLRFHQAFDLVIIDEIDAYPYHNNPMLIYAAAKVCKPSGTTILLSATPPRAVRQAAERGKLPHVRVPVRYHKHPLPVPQLITTPMLRKSIASQSIPQSIVSRLEVSIARGAQVFVFVPNIGLVEPMVGLLRKKLLGGKAAVRVEGTSSKDASRTEKVQFFRDRDIRVLVTTTILERGVTVPQSDVFILDADSKLFDEAALVQMAGRAGRSKDDPYGKVYFAAAEVTKSQKEAVRQIRTMNRIARKRGFLQGGEK; encoded by the coding sequence ATGAAGGTTCAGCTCTATGCTGCCCGCATAAACGATGTGTGGTCATGGCAGCTCACACTACACGCCCCAACAGATTGTCAATATTGGTTCGAGCAATACGCAGCCGACGCCGGCCTCGTAGTGTTCGAACCTTTTGTTTCTTTGGGGCAAGGACAACGAATGGTTGAGATATTGAAGAGTGCCGTGATCCAGGTCGAGGCCGATTGTATGGTGAAGGTGAGGCAGGCGGCTGAGGATATTGGCCTGCCTAGTAAGGAAGCCATGACAGCGCAGGTGGTTGGCTATAGACAATGGTGCAGCGGGCAATATCCGAAGGTGCAATTGCGCAGTCGGGTGTATGGCGATCTGGTGGAGATGTGCCAGGGGCGTGCGCTTTTGCTAGAAGAGCTAGAGCAACTAGTAGAAACTAGCAATGAATTGGCCGATCTCCGGGCGAATTGGCCAGCCTACTTGCAATTAGCGCATCTGCACGGAGATGTCACGATTACGAATGGATTGCTGCTGCAAGAGCGAAGGGAGTGGCGACGACTCTTTAAGAAAGTAGCAGGCTACAGCTGTAAGCGCTGTGGAAGCGGATCTGAGCGAATGTACATGTCCGACTGTGTGCATTGCGGACAAGCGTGCCCGTACTGCGAAGAATGCTTGACCATGGGGAGAGTTCGCTCATGCTCGCTGCTGGTGCTTGGGGGCTCGCGTGGCATCGCGAGCGGTAGAGTTGGAGTAGGCGACCTGAGCGCCTACATTGAGCCCTGGGGGCTTAGCGACGCGCAAGCGCATGCCTCTGGTGAGGGACTCCGCTATCTCCATGAGATGGAGAGTAGCTCTTGTAGTGCGGGCCCACGTGAGTTCCTCATATGGGCCGTTACAGGTGCCGGGAAGACTGAGATGATCTTCCCGTTCATTCACTACACGGCCGCCCGTGGGGGCCGTGTCCTAATTGCGACACCACGCAAGGACGTGGTGTTGGAGCTTCAGCCCCGCATCCAGCGGGCGTTCGCAGCGTACAGCGTGGTGACGCTGTACGGTGGGAGCGCGCAGCGCTGGGAGCAGGGGCAGATCACGATCGCAACAACGCACCAGTTGTTGCGGTTTCATCAAGCTTTTGACCTCGTCATCATCGATGAAATCGATGCCTATCCCTACCATAACAACCCCATGCTGATCTATGCAGCCGCGAAAGTGTGCAAGCCCAGCGGGACAACGATCTTGTTGTCCGCAACGCCTCCAAGGGCCGTCCGGCAAGCCGCCGAACGCGGTAAGCTGCCGCATGTGCGCGTGCCGGTGCGCTATCATAAACATCCACTGCCAGTCCCTCAGTTGATAACTACCCCGATGTTACGAAAATCCATTGCTTCACAATCCATTCCACAATCGATTGTATCCCGTTTAGAAGTTTCCATTGCCCGTGGCGCACAGGTATTTGTTTTTGTCCCGAATATTGGGCTCGTAGAGCCGATGGTGGGGCTGTTAAGAAAGAAGTTGCTTGGCGGCAAGGCCGCTGTCCGCGTAGAGGGAACTTCCTCTAAGGACGCATCGCGCACGGAGAAGGTTCAGTTTTTCCGTGATCGAGACATCCGTGTACTCGTCACGACGACCATTCTTGAACGAGGGGTTACGGTGCCCCAGTCCGATGTTTTCATTTTGGATGCGGACTCGAAGTTATTTGATGAAGCAGCTCTCGTCCAGATGGCGGGGCGTGCAGGCAGATCGAAGGATGACCCGTATGGGAAGGTGTATTTTGCCGCTGCGGAAGTGACGAAATCACAGAAAGAAGCAGTTCGACAGATCCGAACGATGAATCGAATTGCGCGTAAGCGAGGATTTTTGCAAGGAGGAGAGAAATGA
- a CDS encoding ComF family protein: MIGWWRGVSRALFSLLGPKREVCLLCKQMSSLELGELGLCHSCYTSIPWIRKVICPTCGRSEFCPDCRRMPHTHFARNRSAVRYDETMKELLARYKYRGDERLKAVLGHMLVHAFQLLQGERKVVGAEQVREFITYVPVSERRMQERGFNQAEQMAVELGRRVGVPVVSLLRRAKHTDKQSFKKRNERIDDLAHVFEVNAAGQLELSSQGATILLYIVDDVYTTGSTMNQCALTIKDILSVNVEIVGLTWAR; the protein is encoded by the coding sequence ATGATCGGATGGTGGAGGGGAGTTAGTCGTGCGTTATTTTCGCTGCTAGGGCCTAAGAGAGAAGTCTGTTTATTATGTAAACAAATGAGCAGTCTGGAACTGGGTGAGCTTGGGCTCTGCCACTCTTGCTACACAAGTATTCCGTGGATTCGCAAGGTTATTTGTCCAACCTGCGGACGAAGCGAGTTCTGTCCAGATTGTCGACGTATGCCGCACACGCATTTTGCTAGAAATCGAAGTGCAGTGAGATATGATGAAACGATGAAAGAGCTTCTGGCCAGGTACAAATATCGTGGGGACGAACGGTTGAAGGCCGTGCTCGGTCATATGCTGGTGCATGCTTTTCAGCTATTGCAGGGGGAGAGAAAGGTTGTGGGTGCTGAGCAAGTAAGAGAGTTTATCACTTACGTGCCTGTGAGTGAGCGACGTATGCAGGAGCGGGGGTTCAATCAGGCGGAGCAAATGGCGGTAGAGCTTGGTCGGCGTGTTGGAGTTCCTGTGGTTAGCTTGCTGCGTCGTGCTAAGCACACGGATAAACAAAGCTTCAAAAAGCGGAATGAGCGGATTGACGATCTTGCACATGTGTTTGAAGTGAATGCGGCTGGCCAGCTTGAGTTAAGCAGTCAGGGAGCAACGATCCTCCTCTACATCGTGGACGATGTATATACGACGGGGAGTACGATGAATCAGTGCGCGTTGACGATTAAAGACATTTTGTCAGTAAATGTCGAAATAGTTGGACTCACGTGGGCTAGGTGA
- the flgL gene encoding flagellar hook-associated protein FlgL, whose protein sequence is MPLRVTQGMLNTQLLRNLNGNMTRMDKLQNQLSTGRRINKPSDDPVGISFSMRYRSELGTNDQYQRNVDAAVSFLDYTDTMLDQTGQVLQRARELAVQAANGTNSAESLDAMKTEVNQLYEQLTNIGNSQFNGKYVFNGQKTDEKPFPDPDDAANSITDSGEIKFEIGAGVQIAMNKTATQIFGPSGAKNNAFQILKDLSAVLKPGGSTTIQNAIGLMDERMSMLLGARSDVGAKTNRIQLAEDRLKDININLQSLQSKTEDADMSLVITNLKMEENVYQASLSAGTKVIVPSLVDFLH, encoded by the coding sequence ATGCCACTTCGTGTCACTCAAGGCATGCTAAATACACAATTACTGCGAAATTTAAATGGCAATATGACCCGGATGGATAAGCTGCAGAATCAACTTTCTACAGGTCGGAGAATTAATAAGCCTTCCGATGATCCTGTAGGAATAAGCTTTTCGATGCGTTATCGAAGTGAGCTCGGTACGAATGATCAATACCAAAGGAACGTGGATGCCGCGGTTTCCTTTTTGGATTACACCGACACAATGCTTGATCAGACAGGGCAAGTATTGCAAAGAGCCCGGGAGCTAGCTGTACAGGCGGCTAACGGTACAAATTCGGCTGAATCGCTAGATGCAATGAAAACTGAAGTCAATCAATTATATGAGCAACTAACAAACATCGGAAATAGTCAATTTAACGGTAAATATGTGTTTAATGGACAGAAGACCGATGAGAAGCCTTTTCCTGACCCGGACGATGCAGCTAATTCGATTACAGATAGCGGTGAGATCAAGTTTGAAATAGGCGCCGGCGTACAAATTGCGATGAATAAGACAGCAACACAAATATTTGGTCCATCTGGGGCAAAGAATAATGCATTTCAGATTCTAAAAGATCTATCCGCTGTGTTGAAGCCTGGAGGTAGTACCACGATTCAAAATGCAATTGGGCTCATGGATGAGAGAATGAGCATGCTGCTTGGGGCACGATCTGATGTCGGCGCTAAGACGAACCGGATTCAACTGGCAGAGGATCGCCTCAAAGACATTAATATTAACTTGCAAAGCTTGCAATCCAAAACAGAGGATGCGGATATGTCACTCGTCATAACCAATTTGAAGATGGAAGAGAACGTGTATCAGGCTTCCTTGTCAGCAGGAACCAAGGTAATTGTGCCTAGTCTTGTTGATTTCTTACACTAA
- a CDS encoding flagellar protein FlaG — protein MSVNFPVGGIGASSGAELPAVEPTVKSKSIEDAGVNAASLVSPYITNTHELRVAEIQGEKVTVSDEQLVKAIENAIKAMQGRTTSLEFSVHQKTKLISVKVVDTNTGETIREIPPEKSLDFVAKLWEMAGIIIDERR, from the coding sequence ATGAGCGTCAATTTTCCTGTTGGTGGAATAGGAGCCTCTTCTGGGGCAGAACTACCTGCTGTGGAGCCTACTGTAAAGTCAAAGAGCATAGAAGATGCAGGAGTAAATGCTGCGTCACTTGTGTCTCCCTACATCACGAACACGCATGAGCTTAGAGTTGCAGAAATTCAGGGAGAGAAAGTAACGGTTAGTGATGAGCAGCTCGTTAAAGCGATCGAAAATGCCATTAAAGCCATGCAGGGTAGAACGACATCACTAGAGTTCTCTGTTCACCAAAAAACTAAGCTAATCTCCGTCAAGGTCGTAGATACAAATACAGGAGAAACGATACGGGAAATTCCACCAGAAAAAAGCTTGGATTTTGTTGCTAAGCTGTGGGAAATGGCAGGAATTATTATTGATGAACGGAGATAA
- a CDS encoding flagellin N-terminal helical domain-containing protein, whose product MRINHNLAAANTHRQLTSNTAAASKSLEKLSSGLRINRAGDDAAGLAISEKMRAQIRGLDMASKNAQDGISLIQTAEGALNETHSILQRMRELADQSANGTNTTEDRKNIQDEVNQLKSEIDRIGNTTEFNTQKLLNGALNGAAGDSSVNVSSAAVFKGTKGNLTGVSVSAVDASTGNVKYDQTDALIVDGKKIDVAWNKYLSADDKAVLEHDWSGTNMTSTESHKVRDILEKVINQAIDDSGTGAGHVNITDATAGTFKIESSTKGTASKVELYLGDASASTNAKLSDGVTDAAGSKSVFDTFLGATAELVGAATQTDGDWQTVNATTAAQTFTMTYNGQQMQVTMSAVAAGSSLDTLATAFQTRMNAEITTWNTNAGKSQGDEGFLEDIIVKTTSDGRLTFQAPSGDLQLSEEENQTVLDDQGLSNASREAAGAGAISFQIGANKGQTIALGISDMRASALGISGVDVSSASGAAAAITSLDKAITSVSSERSKMGAVQNRLEHTINNLQTSSENLTAAESRIRDVDMAKEMMDFTKNNILSQAAQAMLAQANQQPQGVLQLLR is encoded by the coding sequence ATGAGAATTAATCACAACCTCGCGGCAGCGAACACGCACCGCCAATTAACGAGCAACACAGCAGCAGCAAGCAAATCACTTGAGAAATTGTCTTCCGGTCTTCGTATCAACCGTGCCGGCGATGACGCTGCAGGTCTTGCAATCTCCGAGAAAATGAGAGCGCAAATCCGCGGTCTTGATATGGCTTCCAAAAATGCTCAAGATGGTATCTCCTTGATCCAAACAGCTGAGGGTGCGCTTAACGAAACTCACTCGATCCTTCAGCGTATGCGCGAGCTGGCTGACCAATCCGCAAACGGAACAAACACAACTGAAGATCGCAAAAACATTCAAGATGAAGTAAACCAATTGAAATCCGAGATCGACCGTATTGGTAACACAACTGAGTTCAATACTCAGAAATTGCTAAACGGCGCTTTAAACGGTGCTGCTGGCGACTCTTCAGTTAACGTAAGCAGCGCAGCAGTATTCAAAGGAACAAAAGGTAATTTGACTGGTGTTAGCGTATCAGCTGTGGATGCTTCCACTGGTAACGTCAAATACGATCAAACAGACGCGCTAATCGTTGATGGCAAGAAAATTGATGTCGCTTGGAATAAATATTTGAGCGCTGATGATAAAGCAGTTCTGGAACATGATTGGTCTGGTACTAACATGACTTCTACAGAAAGTCATAAGGTTCGTGACATTCTGGAAAAAGTCATCAACCAAGCAATTGACGATTCCGGAACAGGCGCTGGGCATGTTAATATTACAGATGCAACTGCAGGTACATTTAAAATTGAAAGCAGCACAAAAGGTACGGCTTCCAAAGTTGAATTGTACCTTGGAGACGCTAGTGCTTCTACAAATGCTAAATTGTCTGACGGTGTAACTGATGCGGCTGGTTCTAAGTCTGTATTTGATACATTCCTGGGAGCAACTGCAGAACTAGTAGGTGCTGCAACTCAAACAGATGGCGACTGGCAGACAGTTAACGCTACAACCGCTGCTCAAACATTTACTATGACTTATAACGGTCAACAAATGCAAGTAACAATGTCTGCTGTTGCAGCGGGTTCAAGCTTGGATACATTAGCTACAGCGTTCCAAACACGTATGAATGCAGAAATCACAACATGGAATACAAATGCAGGTAAGTCCCAAGGAGACGAAGGCTTCCTTGAAGATATCATTGTAAAAACAACATCTGATGGTCGTCTGACTTTCCAAGCTCCAAGTGGTGATCTGCAGCTATCCGAAGAAGAGAACCAAACCGTTCTGGATGACCAAGGCTTGAGCAATGCTTCACGTGAAGCTGCTGGTGCTGGTGCGATTTCTTTCCAAATTGGTGCTAATAAAGGACAAACGATCGCTCTGGGTATTTCCGATATGAGGGCTTCCGCTCTAGGTATTTCCGGAGTTGACGTATCTTCTGCTTCCGGTGCGGCTGCAGCCATCACTTCTTTGGACAAAGCTATTACGAGCGTTTCTTCTGAGCGTTCCAAAATGGGTGCTGTGCAAAACCGTCTGGAGCACACAATCAACAACTTGCAAACTTCTTCCGAGAACTTGACAGCTGCTGAATCCCGTATTCGTGACGTGGATATGGCGAAAGAAATGATGGACTTTACTAAGAACAACATCCTTTCCCAAGCTGCACAAGCAATGTTGGCACAAGCGAACCAACAGCCACAAGGCGTTCTGCAATTGCTTCGTTAA